One Coffea arabica cultivar ET-39 chromosome 5c, Coffea Arabica ET-39 HiFi, whole genome shotgun sequence DNA window includes the following coding sequences:
- the LOC140007300 gene encoding uncharacterized protein, which translates to MPPKDEGNSGSDKKTSSPYALSPNDNPGNIITQVQLKGKNYEEWARAVRTALRAKKKYGFIDGTVEQPADDSPKIEDWWTVNSMLVSWVFNTIEPSLRSTISLVDNIGDLWEDIRQRFSIGNGPRVQQLRSDLTNCKLEGQTIVNYYG; encoded by the coding sequence ATGCCTCCCAAAGACGAAGGAAATTCTGGTTCAGATAAGAAAACTTCCAGCCCTTACGCTTTAAGCCCCAACGACAATCCAGGCAACATAATTACCCAGGTGCAGTTGAAGGGAAAAAATTATGAAGAGTGGGCACGGGCAGTGCGGACTGCATTGAGGGCCAAAAAGAAGTATGGTTTCATTGATGGAACTGTGGAACAACCGGCAGATGATTCGCCGAAAATTGAAGATTGGTGGACAGTTAATTCCATGCTAGTTTCATGGGTATTTAACACCATTGAACCCTCTTTACGTTCAACTATTTCTCTTGTGGacaatattggagatttatggGAGGACATAAGGCAACGCTTCTCAATTGGGAATGGACCAAGAGTCCAGCAATTGCGATCGGACTTGACGAACTGCAAGCTGGAGGGACAAACCATAGTCAATTACTATGGATAG